The [Limnothrix rosea] IAM M-220 genome includes a region encoding these proteins:
- a CDS encoding universal stress protein has product MFKTILFPIDQSREARDAAETVVNLVKAFQSRLVLLSVVEPPESGETNVMNSEDAVAKLLQGAHDLFEKAGIEADTIEREGMPSFTICDVADEIEADLIVMGCRGMGLTQDGAAESVTSKVTNLSPCPVLVVP; this is encoded by the coding sequence CCGATTGATCAAAGTCGCGAAGCACGCGATGCTGCAGAAACGGTGGTAAATCTTGTGAAAGCGTTCCAGAGCCGTCTTGTGCTTTTGTCGGTGGTGGAGCCGCCGGAGTCTGGTGAGACAAATGTGATGAACTCTGAGGACGCTGTCGCTAAATTGCTACAGGGGGCGCATGATTTATTCGAAAAGGCTGGCATTGAGGCTGACACCATTGAACGGGAAGGGATGCCGTCCTTTACCATCTGCGATGTTGCTGATGAAATTGAAGCGGATCTCATTGTGATGGGTTGTCGAGGTATGGGGCTAACCCAAGATGGTGCGGCAGAGAGTGTCACCAGTAAAGTCACTAACCTTTCGCCTTGTCCTGTTTTAGTTGTGCCCTAA